CGCGCAGAGGCACGTCGAGGCATTCCGCCAACCTCAGGATCATCGCCGCCGTGGGGGTCGACCGGCCGTTCTCGATGAAGCTGATGTGCCGGGAGGAGACCTCGGCCTGCAGCGACAACTCCAGCTGAGTGAGGCGTCGTCGCTCGCGCCACCAGCGCAGCGACTCACCGACGGAAGACACGGTCTCGGTCAGGGTCATGGCTTCAATGTAGGCGGTCTCCGGCGCTGTCCCATTACCTCTGACGTAATCGACCAGCGTGCTTCCCGGCCGAATGATTGATCTCATCCACACCGGAGCTGATGAGAGGGACCAGACATGACTGAGTACGTGAACCCGGGCAGCGAGAAGAAGACGCCTGCCTACGGGATAGCGCATCTGCACGACGTACAACTCGGCGACGGCATTGTCGAGTACTTGCGCGGGATAGACGCCACGCTGCAGCCGTTCGGCGGACGTTTCGTGATTCACGGCGGCGTCCCGACCGTGCTGGAAGGAGACTGGACCGGCGACCTCATCGTCATCGAGTTCCCGGATCGGGAGAATGCGCTGGCCTGGTACCGGTCCGAGGCGTATCAGAAGATCCTGCCGCTACGCCTCGCGAACTCCACGGGTACGGCGGTGATCATCGACGGTGTTGACGCGGATCACGTTGCCACCGACGTCCTCGGC
This sequence is a window from Phytoactinopolyspora mesophila. Protein-coding genes within it:
- a CDS encoding DUF1330 domain-containing protein codes for the protein MTEYVNPGSEKKTPAYGIAHLHDVQLGDGIVEYLRGIDATLQPFGGRFVIHGGVPTVLEGDWTGDLIVIEFPDRENALAWYRSEAYQKILPLRLANSTGTAVIIDGVDADHVATDVLG